One window of the Trifolium pratense cultivar HEN17-A07 linkage group LG2, ARS_RC_1.1, whole genome shotgun sequence genome contains the following:
- the LOC123908658 gene encoding uncharacterized protein LOC123908658 — MDNITASEIAGLAVGVLLLSATIAAPKIDTFFSSSQRSSLGMCKRCGNLRRTACAKCKGTGSIKEGGLLSFNFVDDLFETIGNRESQVKKIPCVKCQAKGYFPCPDCSKL; from the exons ATGGATAACATTACAGCAAGTGAAATAGCTGGTTTAGCAGTTggtgttcttcttctttctgCCACCATTGCTGCTCCCAAAATTGATactttcttctcttcttctcaaCGCAG CTCATTGGGGATGTGCAAGAGATGCGGCAATCTAAGGAGAACAGCTTGCGCTAAATGCAAAGGAACCGGATCAATCAAAGAAGGAGGGTTACTTAGTTTTAACTTTGTAGATGACCTGTTTGAAACAATCGGTAATCGCGAATCACAGGTAAAGAAGATACCTTGTGTAAAATGTCAAGCCAAAGGTTACTTTCCATGTCCTGATTGTTCTAAACTATAA